In the genome of Dioscorea cayenensis subsp. rotundata cultivar TDr96_F1 chromosome 1, TDr96_F1_v2_PseudoChromosome.rev07_lg8_w22 25.fasta, whole genome shotgun sequence, one region contains:
- the LOC120263472 gene encoding LOW QUALITY PROTEIN: probable xyloglucan endotransglucosylase/hydrolase protein 32 (The sequence of the model RefSeq protein was modified relative to this genomic sequence to represent the inferred CDS: deleted 2 bases in 2 codons): MAFLHTLPSTLLLFFFFFFIFISFSTINAQPSPSYYPSKIFKPLAFHYGFQNLWGAQHQHVHHGQVSIWLDRNSGSGFKSTRPFRNGYFGASIKLQPGYTAGVITAFYLSNNQAHPGFHDEVDIEFLGTTPGNPYTLQTNVYVRGSGDGRVIGREMKFHLWFDPTSAFHHYAIIWNPDEIIFLVDDVPIRRYQKKSAATFPIRPMWVYGSIWDASSWATDDGRYPADYRYEPFIARYTNFIIVGCSAYASLRCRPVRSSVYGRGLGPSQSIAMRWAQRNFLVYDYCKDFKRDHSLTPECNWP; encoded by the exons ATGGCTTTTCTTCACACTCTTCCTTCCACTCtactcctcttcttcttcttcttcttcatcttcatttcattttcaacCATTAATGCTCAACCATCTCCATCTTACTATCCAAGCAAAATTTTCAAACCTCTAGCATTCCACTATGGCTTCCAAAACCTTTGGGGAGCTCAACACCAACATGTTCACCATGGCCAAGTCAGCATCTGGCTTGACAGAAACTCTGGCAGTGGTTTCAAGTCCACTAGGCCTTTCAGG AATGGTTACTTTGGTGCTTCCATCAAGCTCCAACCTGGTTACACTGCTGGAGTTATCACTGCTTTCTAT CTTTCTAATAATCAAGCACATCCTGGGTTTCATGATGAAGTGGATATTGAGTTCTTGGGAACAACTCCAGGGAATCCATACACTTTGCAGACTAATGTTTATGTGAGAGGTAGTGGTGATGGCAGAGTTATTGGTAGAGAGATGAAGTTTCACTTGTGGTTTGATCCCACTTCTGCTTTTCACCATTAtgctatcatttggaatccTGATGAAAtcat ATTTTTGGTTGATGATGTGCCGATACGGAGATACCAAAAGAAAAGTGCTGCAACATTTCCGATAAGACCAATGTGGGTGTATGGGTCGATATGGGATGCGTCTTCATGGGCAACAGATGATGGGAGGTATCCTGCAGATTACCGTTATGAGCCGTTTATTGCGAGATATACCAACTTTATTATT GTGGGTTGTTCAGCCTATGCTTCTCTGCGTTGCCGTCCTGTTCGGTCTTCAGTTTATGGCCGTGGTCTTGGTCCGAGCCAGAGCATAGCCATGAGATGGGCTCAGAGGAATTTTTTG